The segment ATGATGCCGTACACCATCGTGTAGCCGATGGCGATCAGGGCATAGGTACTGCCGATGGTCAATCCGTTAACCAGTTGTTGTAGGAAATGGTAGATCTCAGGCATTACAGCGCTCCTAAAAACCTGATTTGCATTTCACTGGTGGGGGATGACCCCGGCCCATGTTCTCGTGGTCTTCGCCACGTGATCTTTTGCGGGCACTGCCAGGAAACCGCGGGTGACGGTTTTAAGATTTTCAGGTGGGCAGGCTCCCGGATCGCGGGAATCGGGCCCATAGAACCTCGTAAAACAAAGCCCACTGCTCGCACAGTGGGCTTCTCGGTCAGCTATTAGTCACGCAGTTACTGAGGGGAGACTTCGGTCTTCGGCTTGCCGAAGTGCCATTCGTAAACCACGAACTTGAAGTCTTTCAGGTCGCCTTTTGCGTCATACGACAGGGTGCCGGTCGGGGTCTTGAAGGAACCGGCGTGGATGGCGGCTGCCACCTTGTCGGTGTCTTCGGACTTGGCCGCTTCGATGCCCTTGGCGATCAGTTCCACAGCCGAGTAGGCCGGGAACACGAACGGGCCGCTTGGGTCCTTGCCGTCGGCCTTGATGGCGTCGACGATGGCCTTGTTCTCTGGGTCGGCGTCGAACGACTTCGGCAGGGTGACCAGCAGGCCTTCGGAGGCGCCCTGGGCGATCTGCGAGATGGAGTCGTTACCCACGCCTTCCGGGCCCATGAACTTGGCTTTCAGGCCCTTTTCTTGAGCCTGGCGCAGGATCAGGCCCAGCTCTGGGTGGTAGCCGCCGTAGTAGACGAAGTCGACGTTGTTCTGCTTGAGCTTCTGGATGATCGAGGAGAAGTCCTTGTCACCGGCGTTCAGGCCTTCGAAGACGGCAACCTTGGTGCCTTTCTTCTCGAGGGTCTGCTTGACCGCGGTGGCGATGCCTTCACCGTACTGCTGCTTGTCGTGCAGTACCGCGACCACTTTCGGTTTGACGTGGTCGGCGATGTAGTTGCCGGCAGCCGGGCCCTGGGCGCTGTCCAGGCCAATGGTGCGGAAGATCAGCTTGTAGCCACGGGCGGTGATTTCCGGCGAGGTGGCGGCCGGGGTGATCATGATCACGCCTTCGTCTTCGTAGATGTCCGACGCAGGCTGGGTGGAGCTGGAGCACAGGTGACCGATGACGAACTTGACGCCGTCGTTGACCACTTTGTTGGCGACGGCAACGGCCTGTTTAGGGTCGCAGGCGTCGTCGTATTCCTTGGCTTCAAGCATCTTGCCATCGACGCCGCCCTTGGCGTTGATGTCCTTGATGGCTTGCTTGGCGCCGATGAACTGCATATCGCCGTACTGGGTGACCGGGCCGGTTTTAGGGCCGGCGATGCCGATCTTGATGGTATCGGCGGCAAACGAATGGCTGGCAACCCCGGCCAGGACCATTGCGGCGAACAGCTTGGAAATCTTGATCATAGTGCTCCACTCATTCTGTTGTAATTCTTATAGTCCTGGCGGCCAGGGCTACAGACCGGGCGGGATTTGCGGCTGGCTACGCCCAGCCGCAACCCCACCTTCCCCCGAGAATCGTGTCCCGGAACTGTACCGGTACAGTGTAGAGCGCTGTCCGAGCGCTTGAAAAGCGGGCGAAAAGCGTCTGGACTCGGAGGTGTCGCGTGATCGACATAAAGATACAGAAAAGCGCCATCGTTTTGCCTGCACCTTTGGCCCGCCCCCACAAGTTCGGGCCTGATCGACCAAATTACGTATTTGAAACCGGGTTTTTCTGCAAAAATGCCGGCCTTTTTGTTGGACGATCTTTGC is part of the Pseudomonas fakonensis genome and harbors:
- a CDS encoding branched-chain amino acid ABC transporter substrate-binding protein; protein product: MIKISKLFAAMVLAGVASHSFAADTIKIGIAGPKTGPVTQYGDMQFIGAKQAIKDINAKGGVDGKMLEAKEYDDACDPKQAVAVANKVVNDGVKFVIGHLCSSSTQPASDIYEDEGVIMITPAATSPEITARGYKLIFRTIGLDSAQGPAAGNYIADHVKPKVVAVLHDKQQYGEGIATAVKQTLEKKGTKVAVFEGLNAGDKDFSSIIQKLKQNNVDFVYYGGYHPELGLILRQAQEKGLKAKFMGPEGVGNDSISQIAQGASEGLLVTLPKSFDADPENKAIVDAIKADGKDPSGPFVFPAYSAVELIAKGIEAAKSEDTDKVAAAIHAGSFKTPTGTLSYDAKGDLKDFKFVVYEWHFGKPKTEVSPQ